CACCTCGCGCTTGGTGATGAGCCCCTTCTTGGGCATGCGCTTGGCGAAGGCGTCCTCGTGGAGGAAGGACATGCGCGGCGGTGGGCGCCAGCTCGGATCCGTGCGCAGGAGGACGAGGACGTTGAGGGGCCCGATGTCCGTGCACTCCGCGAGCGCGTCCAGCGAGAAGCAGCGGATGCGCTCCTCCGGGTTGCCGAGGCTCTCGCAGACCCAGGCCGTGAAGCCGCGCACGCCGTGCTCCAGGAGGTGGCGGGCCAGCGCCGGGGGCGAGTTCTCACCATCGGTGAGCAGGGCCACCTTGGCCAGCAGGCGCAGCCGCGTGCACAACCCCTCGCGCGGGCGGCCGTGCACGGAGATGATCTCGGCATCGTCCCACGACACGCCGATGCGTCCGAAGGCGAGCTGCACCGAGGACGGATGGGGAATGAACTCCACGTGCTCGGCCCCTACCCTCCGGGCGACCTGCGCGCCGATGCCGAAGAAGAGCGGATCTCCCGAGGCGAGCACGCACACCTGGTTCTCCAGGGCGAGCTCGGCCACCCGCTCCAGCGTCGGGCCGATGCCTCCACTGAAGGAGAGGCGCTCTCCGGAGAACTGGGGGAAGAACTCCAGGTGACGCTTGCCGCCGACCAGCACCCGGGCCTGCGCCACCGCGTTGGCCGCGCGCGCCGACAAACCCAGACAACCGTCGTCTCCGATGCCCACCACCACCACCGGCTTCATGCCTTCACCCCATCCGCGCTGAGCATCAGCAGCGCGTGGATGATGGACACGGCGATGGTGCTGCCTCCCTTGCGGCCACGCACCGCGATGTGCGGCACGGACAACTCGAGCACCGCCTCCTTGGACTCCGCCGCCGACACGAAGCCCACCGGCACACCGATCACCAGCGCCGGACGAGCCCCCTCCTCCTTCACCAGCCGGGCCACCTCCAGG
Above is a window of Cystobacter fuscus DNA encoding:
- the cbiE gene encoding precorrin-6y C5,15-methyltransferase (decarboxylating) subunit CbiE, producing the protein MKPVVVVGIGDDGCLGLSARAANAVAQARVLVGGKRHLEFFPQFSGERLSFSGGIGPTLERVAELALENQVCVLASGDPLFFGIGAQVARRVGAEHVEFIPHPSSVQLAFGRIGVSWDDAEIISVHGRPREGLCTRLRLLAKVALLTDGENSPPALARHLLEHGVRGFTAWVCESLGNPEERIRCFSLDALAECTDIGPLNVLVLLRTDPSWRPPPRMSFLHEDAFAKRMPKKGLITKREVRLLSLAQLEIRPDSVVWDIGAGSGSVGIEAAMLAPKGRVFAIEVDPEGVSLCRENALAHGVDNVRVIAGRAPEALEGLDAPDAVFVGGSKGSMRDIIDVAFNRLREGGRLVVNAITLDNVAEAYAAFRSYGITPDVTMLNVSRGEPLAHYLRYEAQNPIHIFAATRPAAAQGEAT